One part of the Anopheles coustani chromosome 2, idAnoCousDA_361_x.2, whole genome shotgun sequence genome encodes these proteins:
- the LOC131264469 gene encoding pyruvate dehydrogenase phosphatase regulatory subunit, mitochondrial, producing the protein MQQYSQLHVCGTNYVKTELLKSQQTSSVHCCYSTIATAERWDDGLPSDFSNTPPKDARVVICGGGIMGAAVAYQLAQRGWGQHTVLIERGRIGEGNPWHFSGLLGELKQSHSQVLLAQTSLELIRDLDAKGLPTGWKQTGSLNLARTRDRMTMFRRMKSQSVAWNVQCEIVSPEKCKELCPLIEISDIVGGLWIPNDGVGNPNAFCHSLVQESLEKGVTVAESCSVVKVIQKDGRVKAVETSKGTVECVYFVNCAGFWARQVGQMSEPYVKVPLHAAEHYYLHTKPVPGISTQFPVVRDLDGHIYFRENEGCLLAGGFEMKAKPAFEDGEIPVSTSERKLIPDWDHFHPLLEELLMRCPQLKDVPLDRLSNCPEAFSPDCKWILGEAPEIQNYLVAAGMKTVGMSAAGGVGRAIADIITQGYSTVDLHELDISRFLGLHNNRKFLRDRVREVPGMHYDLSYPFHEFRTGRNLRMSPIFPALKEAGAVFSQVMGYERPAWFDRKHSQDEKGSPKFRIATTHGFGKPHWFEHVQSEYENCRERIGMSDYSTFTKIDLWSKGGEVIDLLQYLCSNDVDQPVGSIIHTGMHNRHGGYENDCSLARLSENHYMMIAPTVQQARCKAWIERHLPPGGRVSVSDVTSMYTAICIMGPFTRIMLSELTDTDLSPKNFPFFTCKELDVGLANGIRALNLTHTGELGYVLYIPNEFALHVYTKIMEAGQKYGIRHCGYYAMRTLRVEKFFAFWGQDLDTFTTPLECGRMWRVKFDKAVDFIGKEALLQQREKGVERMYIQLLINDHDPDVDLWSWGGEPIYRNGVYSGQTTTTAYGFTFKKQICLGFVKNLHRSGRALPVTNEYVLSGDYEVEIAGIRYPAKANLHSPNLPTKYPDQEREAYKATRDKTDESNLLAFRTNK; encoded by the exons ATGCAGCAATACTCGCAACT ACATGTCTGTGGTACAAATTACGTGAAAACAGAACTCCTGAAGAGCCAACAAACATCCTCGGTGCACTGTTGCTACTCTACGATTGCCACAGCAGAACGCTGGGATGATGGTCTGCCTTCGGATTTTAGTAACACACCGCCTAAAGATGCCCGTGTCGTCATTTGTGGCGGTGGTATTATGGGAGCAGCAGTTGCATATCAGCTTGCCCAACGTGGATGGGGACAACATACAGTGTTAATAGAACGAGGGCGCATCGGGGAAGGCAATCCATGGCATTTTAGCGGACTTCTGGGAGAACTTAAACAAAGCCATTCGCAAGTGTTGCTTGCGCAAACATCGCTTGAGTTGATTCGGGATCTGGATGCGAAAGGTCTTCCGACAGGCTGGAAGCAAACTGGGTCTTTAAATCTGGCACGAACTCGCGATCGTATGACTATGTTTCGTCGGATGAAATCCCAAAGCGT GGCGTGGAATGTTCAGTGTGAAATAGTTTCGCcagaaaaatgcaaagaacTTTGCCCATTGATAGAAATCAGCGATATAGTCGGAGGTTTATGGATTCCAAATGACGGAGTTGGCAATCCTAATGCTTTCTGTCACAGTTTGGTACAAGAATCTCTGGAAAAAGGAGTAACAGTAGCGGAAAGTTGTTCGGTAGTTAAAGTTATTCAAAAAGATGGCCGTGTTAAGGCCGTTGAAACGAGCAAAGGCACTGTAGAATGTGTATATTTCGTCAATTGTGCTGGATTCTGGGCTCGGCAAGTTGGGCAAATGTCAGAACCATATGTAAAAGTACCCCTGCATGCCGCGGAACATTATTATCTTCATACCAAACCGGTACCTGGAATCAGTACACAGTTTCCGGTGGTGCGTGATCTGGATGGGCACATTTATTTTCGCGAAAACGAGGGGTGCTTGCTGGCTGGCGGATTCGAGATGAAAGCTAAACCTGCGTTTGAAGATGGTGAAATACCGGTTTCAACATCAGAACGAAAATTAATTCCTGATTGGGACCATTTCCATCCATTACTCGAAGAACTATTAATGCGATGTCCACAACTGAAAGATGTTCCACTAGATAGACTGTCCAACTGTCCGGAGGCTTTTTCACCAGACTGCAAATGGATCCTTGGAGAGGCACCAGAG ATCCAAAACTATTTGGTTGCAGCAGGTATGAAAACTGTCGGCATGTCTGCCGCAGGAGGCGTAGGTCGTGCCATAGCAGATATTATAACGCAGG GCTACTCGACCGTCGATTTGCATGAGCTAGATATTTCTCGATTCTTAGGGTTGCACAACAATCGAAAGTTTCTTCGTGATCGTGTTCGGGAAGTACCTGGGATGCATTATGATCTGAGCTATCCCTTTCATGAGTTTCGAACTGGAAGAAACTTACGCATGTCGCCTATTTTCCCTGCCCTTAAGGAGGCAGGTGCCGTGTTCAGTCAAGTCATGGGGTACGAACGCCCAGCCTGGTTCGACAGGAAGCATTCGCAGGATGAAAAGGGAAGCCCAAAGTTTCGCATTGCTACGACACACGGGTTTGGGAAGCCTCATTGGTTCGAGCATGTGCAAAGCGAGTATGAAAACTGTCGTGAGCGAATAGGGATGAGCGACTACAGCACGTTTacaaaaattgatttatggTCAAAGGGTGGCGAGGTGATCGATTTGTTACAGTACCTTTGCTCTAACGACGTTGATCAACCAGTTGGATCCATAATTCATACGGGTATGCACAACCGCCATGGAGGGTACGAGAATGATTGCTCCTTAGCACGTTTATCAGAGAATCA TTATATGATGATCGCACCAACGGTACAACAGGCACGATGCAAGGCGTGGATTGAAAGACATCTACCACCAGGAGGCCGAGTTAGCGTATCGGATGTTACGTCCATGTATACAGCAATCTGCATAATGGGCCCTTTCACTCGCATTATGCTTTCCGAATTGACAGACACCGATCTTTCGCCGAAAAATTTTCCCTTCTTCACGTGTAAA GAATTGGATGTTGGTCTCGCGAATGGAATTCGTGCTTTAAACCTAACGCACACGGGTGAACTTGGGTATGTTCTGTACATACCGAATGAATTTGCACTTCATGTATATACGAAAATAATGGAAGCAGGCCAGAAGTATGGCATCCGACACTGCGGATATTACGCCATGAGAACGTTAcgagtggaaaagtttttcgcaTTTTGGGGTCAGGATCTAGATACATTTACTACCCCGTTGGAATGTGGTCGAATGTGGCGTGTGAAGTTTGAC AAAGCTGTTGACTTCATAGGTAAAGAAGCGTTGCTTCAGCAGCGAGAAAAGGGTGTTGAACGAATGTACATCCAATTATTAATCAACGATCACGATCCAGACGTTGATCTTTGGAGCTGGGGTGGAGAGCCGATTTATCGTAACGGTGTTTATTCCGGACAAACCACAACGACTGCATATGGATtcacattcaaaaaacaa ATATGCCTTGGTTTTGTAAAAAATCTTCATCGAAGTGGCCGAGCGCTTCCAGTCACCAACGAGTACGTCCTCAGTGGAGACTATGAAGTAGAAATTGCAGGTATTCGCTACCCGGCTAAAGCTAACCTTCACTCTCCGAATCTTCCCACGAAATATCCCGACCAAGAACGGGAGGCCTACAAAGCAACACGAGACAAAACAGATGAAAGTAATTTGTTAGCGTTTAGAACAAACAAATAG
- the LOC131262518 gene encoding cap-specific mRNA (nucleoside-2'-O-)-methyltransferase 1 yields the protein MASTSNLSADSSEEQESLSNDSHAYGKRKNTSDSDSDNMDEKKIRTVPAAVGTSLSFGQFSEKSVRMMQQMGYKAGTGLGKSGQGRVDLIETSSQKGRSGLGMKLNELNSAADQWDALTEELEIPEKVQWLHNSNPQVNEPGITREQLDAWIKVGPRKMIIEDEDKYCSREILLQILDSKSVFNNLGADDMRKARSKSNPFELIKSNIFINRAAVKMANMDALFDFMFTKPVDMKGSPLVRDNDLFYFADVCAGPGGFSEYVLWRNKWRAKGFGFTLKGANDFRLDDFSAGAPETFDTYYGPKDNGNIFDPANIEGFTDYVMTQTETGVHVMMADGGFSVEGQENLQEILSKQLYLCQVIVALAIVRTDGHFVMKFFDIFTPFSVGLLYLVYKCFKQISICKPNSSRPANSERYLVCKWKKPNTDLIQRHLEDVNRQMFNNKNEKIDTLELVSEEVLLSDNAFFEYLQQSNNEIGRNQINALLKIAAFCKNSELTETRQLEVKQNCLALWKLPDAIRKFSNKGDPDQYIVKFYNEWNGMVKEVCQTEKKVNSELRSSFPSAYDWYFVPIGNAENKGKNIRTILLGKGGKEVYQFDAKQCSWIPLKDIAIELSPETIIYAEIVRELQGEGKSQIVINTLHIIDGLVLGGEDIRKLPLSQRIAKCQQFAKALNKPIKSVSNETSNCTVAVQVRAKKLYQAFELESFFNSLELYKLKTGPPRLGYQVRNLVNTDRFYIPYGLLFLKEVKPDYMKTMSKKRRMFYYFHIKTKESKYPEQFENQELETLATFEETFYSRQLWKWETVHQVEANFVGTKDSDSVYRVDFSSYFQAFYSD from the exons ATGGCAAGCACATCAAACCTCTCAGCCGACTCTTCAGAAGAGCAAGAATCCTTGTCGAACGATTCTCATGCTTATGGCAAGCGCAAAAACACTAGCGATTCGGATTCTGATAACATGGATGAGAAAAAAATTCGAACTGTTCCTGCGGCAGTAGGGACATCCTTATCTTTCGGACAATTTTCCGAAAAATCGGTACGCATGATGCAGCAGATGGGATACAAGGCCGGTACTGGTCTAGGAAAATCAGGTCAAGGCCGAGTTGATCTGATCGAAACCTCCTCCCAAAAAGGCAGAAGCGGTTTAG GTATGAAGCTTAATGAGTTGAATTCTGCTGCAGATCAGTGGGATGCTCTAACTGAGGAGTTAGAAATTCCCGAAAAAGTACAGTGGCTCCATAACAGCAATCCTCAAGTGAATGAACCTGGTATCACCAGGGAACAGCTGGATGCTTGGATAAAGGTGGGACCTCGGAAGATGATCATCGAAGATGAAGATAAGTACTGTTCCAGAGAAATATTGCTACAGATATTGGATAGCAAATCAGTGTTTAATAATCTCGGAGCTGACGATATGCGAAAGGCACGTTCTAAATCGAATCCTTTCGAGCTTATAAAAAGCAATATTTTCATTAATCGTGCGGCGGTGAAAATGGCCAACATGGATGCATTGTTTGATTTCATGTTCACCAAGCCAGTTGACATGAAAGGTAGCCCGCTAGTTAGAGATAACGATTTGTTCTATTTTGCCGACGTGTGCGCCGGGCCGGGAGGCTTTTCTGAGTATGTGTTATGGAGGAACAAGTGGCGTGCCAAAGGCTTCGGGTTTACGTTGAAAGGCGCGAATGACTTCCGTTTGGATGATTTTTCAGCTGGTGCACCAGAAACATTTGATACCTACTACGGCCCGAAAGACAATGGCAACATATTTGATCCGGCGAATATAGAGGGCTTCACTGACTATGTGATGACACAGACTGAAACAGGAGTCCATGTCATGATGGCAGACGGTGGCTTTTCCGTCGAAGGTCAAGAAAATCTGCAAGAAATACTTTCTAAGCAGCTCTACTTATGCCAGGTCATTGTAGCGCTAGCGATTGTGCGCACCGATGGGCATTTCGTTATGAAATTCTTCGACATTTTTACCCCCTTCAGTGTTGGACTGCTTTACTTGGTGTACAAATGTTTCAAGCAAATTTCCATCTGCAAACCAAACAGCAGTCGTCCGGCCAATTCCGAACGCTATCTGGTCTGTAAATGGAAGAAACCTAATACAGATCTGATACAGAGACACTTGGAGGATGTGAATAGGCAGATGTTTAATAATAAGAACGAAAAGATAGACACGCTGGAACTGGTGTCGGAAGAGGTATTGCTAAGTGACAATGCATTTTTCGAGTATTTGCAACAAAGTAATAATGAAATCGGACGCAATCAGATCAACGCACTTCTGAAAATAGCAGCGTTCTGTAAAAACAGCGAACTTACGGAGACACGCCAGTTGGAggtgaaacaaaattgtttggcGCTCTGGAAACTGCCGGATGCAATAAGAAAGTTCTCCAACAAAGGTGACCCCGATCAGTATATTGTTAAATTCTACaacgaatggaatggaatggtgAAAGAAGTATGTCaaactgagaaaaaagttaattCGGAGTTACGAAGCTCCTTTCCGTCAGCCTATGATTGGTACTTCGTTCCTATCGGCAATGCTgaaaacaagggaaaaaaCATTCGCACAATCTTATTGGgcaaaggaggaaaagaagTGTATCAGTTTGATGCAAAGCAGTGTTCCTGGATACCACTTAAAGACATAGCAATCGAACTTTCCCCCGAAACAATTATTTACGCCGAAATAGTACGTGAATTGCAGGGCGAAGGTAAATCTCAGATCGTGATCAACACCCTACACATCATCGATGGATTAGTGTTGGGTGGGGAAGATATACGGAAGCTGCCACTGTCACAGAGAATTGCCAAGTGCCAGCAATTTGCCAAAGCGCTGAACAAACCGATCAAGAGTGTCTCAAACGAGACCTCCAATTGCACTGTGGCTGTACAAGTACGAGCAAAAAAACTATATCAAGCTTTTGAGTtagaatcatttttcaactCGCTTGAGCTATACAAATTGAAAACCGGTCCACCTCGTTTGGGTTATCAGGTGCGTAACCTAGTTAATACCGATCGATTCTACATACCCTACGGTTTATTGTTTCTTAAAGAAGTAAAACCGGACTACATGAAAACGATGTCAAAAAAGAGAAGGATGTTTTACTACTTCCACATAAAGACAAAAGAATCGAAATATCCGGAGCAGTTTGAAAACCAGGAGTTAGAAACTTTGGCGACTTTCGAGGAAACGTTCTACTCTCGTCAACTGTGGAAGTGGGAAACGGTGCATCAAGTTGAGGCTAATTTCGTTGGGACAAAAGACTCGGACAGTGTGTATCGCGTCGATTTTAGTTCTTATTTCCAAGCATTTTATTCAGATTAG